Proteins encoded in a region of the Anopheles aquasalis chromosome 2, idAnoAquaMG_Q_19, whole genome shotgun sequence genome:
- the LOC126579981 gene encoding uncharacterized protein LOC126579981 isoform X1 encodes MDNTVSGFSVFINGRTLSCLICPKSTASCASLWHPLQRVISYEELLGKYGRKVNRDQYDAIDIYTCPACGHERLSIEALYDHFRAEHHHQQQAYGVKGEFRCPVCVCFRLEDSTMFVANDLGLVGHLISRHCFASERLYSEEHELRSRYCYDDESELVRFLAIFLPPSTARLDSDCDRSSLSAKDAEQLECPICLEQIDGNRCRRLSSCSHQFHDECIDRWLEEKLCCPVCRTDCSGSRRS; translated from the exons ATGGACAATA CCGTTTCTGGTTTTTCAGTTTTCATTAACGGACGTACGCTAAGCTGCCTGATTTGTCCAAAGTCCACTGCATCCTGTGCCAGCCTGTGGCATCCGCTACAGCGGGTCATTTCGTACGAAGAACTGTTGGGCAAGTATGGGCGGAAGGTGAACCGTGACCAGTACGATGCCATCGATATCTACACGTGCCCCGCGTGCGGTCACGAGCGTCTCTCGATTGAGGCACTGTACGACCATTTTCGTGccgagcatcaccaccagcagcaggcctACGGGGTGAAGGGGGAATTCCGTTGTCcagtttgtgtttgctttcgacTGGAAGACTCCACGATGTTTGTCGCTAATGACCTGGGGCTGGTCGGGCATCTGATCTCACGCCATTGTTTCGCCAGCGAGCGGTTGTACAGCGAGGAGCATGAACTGCGTTCCCGATACTGCTACGATGATGAGTCCGAGTTGGTGCGCTTCTTGGCCATCTTTCTTCCCCCAAGCACGGCACGGCTTGATTCGGATTGTGATCGCAGCTCGTTAAGCGC GAAAGACGCCGAGCAGCTAGAGTGTCCGATCTGCTTGGAACAAATCGATGGTAATCGTTGCCGCCGATTATCGTCCTGCAGCCACCAGTTCCACGACGAGTGCATCGATCGTTGGCTGGAGGAGAAACTATGCTGCCCGGTTTGTCGAACGGATTGTTCCGGCTCGAGACGCAGCTAA
- the LOC126579981 gene encoding uncharacterized protein LOC126579981 isoform X2, which produces MDNIFINGRTLSCLICPKSTASCASLWHPLQRVISYEELLGKYGRKVNRDQYDAIDIYTCPACGHERLSIEALYDHFRAEHHHQQQAYGVKGEFRCPVCVCFRLEDSTMFVANDLGLVGHLISRHCFASERLYSEEHELRSRYCYDDESELVRFLAIFLPPSTARLDSDCDRSSLSAKDAEQLECPICLEQIDGNRCRRLSSCSHQFHDECIDRWLEEKLCCPVCRTDCSGSRRS; this is translated from the exons ATGGACAATA TTTTCATTAACGGACGTACGCTAAGCTGCCTGATTTGTCCAAAGTCCACTGCATCCTGTGCCAGCCTGTGGCATCCGCTACAGCGGGTCATTTCGTACGAAGAACTGTTGGGCAAGTATGGGCGGAAGGTGAACCGTGACCAGTACGATGCCATCGATATCTACACGTGCCCCGCGTGCGGTCACGAGCGTCTCTCGATTGAGGCACTGTACGACCATTTTCGTGccgagcatcaccaccagcagcaggcctACGGGGTGAAGGGGGAATTCCGTTGTCcagtttgtgtttgctttcgacTGGAAGACTCCACGATGTTTGTCGCTAATGACCTGGGGCTGGTCGGGCATCTGATCTCACGCCATTGTTTCGCCAGCGAGCGGTTGTACAGCGAGGAGCATGAACTGCGTTCCCGATACTGCTACGATGATGAGTCCGAGTTGGTGCGCTTCTTGGCCATCTTTCTTCCCCCAAGCACGGCACGGCTTGATTCGGATTGTGATCGCAGCTCGTTAAGCGC GAAAGACGCCGAGCAGCTAGAGTGTCCGATCTGCTTGGAACAAATCGATGGTAATCGTTGCCGCCGATTATCGTCCTGCAGCCACCAGTTCCACGACGAGTGCATCGATCGTTGGCTGGAGGAGAAACTATGCTGCCCGGTTTGTCGAACGGATTGTTCCGGCTCGAGACGCAGCTAA